In the Raineyella fluvialis genome, GCGCTCAAGGATGCCGGTGTCACGATCGTCGGCACCAGCCCCGAGGCGATCGACCTCGCCGAGGAGCGGGGCGCCTTCGGTGCGGTCCTGGAGGAGTCGGGGCAGCTGGCCCCGAAGTACGGCACGGCCTACTCGTTCGAGGAGGCCTCCAAGGTGGCCGCCGAGATCGGCTACCCCGTGATGGTGCGCCCCTCCTACGTCCTCGGCGGGCGCGGGATGGAGATCGTCGACAGCGAGGACGGGCTGCGGGAGTACATCGGCCGGGCGGCGGCGATCTCGCCGAAGCACCCGGTGCTGATCGACCGGTTCCTCGACGACGCGATCGAGATCGACGTCGACGCCCTGTATGACGGCACCGAGCTCTACCTCGGCGGCGTGATGGAGCACATCGAGGCCGCCGGCGTGCACTCCGGGGACTCCGCCTGCTCACTGCCCCCGCCACGCTCGGTCAGGAGGTCATCGACGCCATCCGGGTGGCCACCGAGGCGATCGCCGCGGGCGTGGGCGTCCTGGGCCTGATCAACATCCAGTACGCGCTGCAGGGCACCACCCTGTACGTGCTGGAGGCCAACCCGCGGGCGTCGCGTACGGTCCCCTTCGTCTCGAAGGCGACCGGCACCCAGCTGGCCAAGGCGGCCGCCCGGATCATGCTCGGGCAGACCATCGCGGACCTGCGGGCCTCCGGCATGCTGCGGGCCGAGACCGACGGGGCGGCCATCTGGCCGGGCCTGCCGATCGCGCTCAAGGAAGCCGTGCTGCCGTTCAACCGGTTCCGCACCGCCGAGGGGCAGTTCGTCGACACCGTGCTCGGGCCGGAGATGAAGTCCACCGGCGAGGTGATGGGTCTGGACGACGACTTCGGCACGTCCTTCGCCAAGGGCCAGATCGCGACGTACGGCAGCCTGCCGACCGGCGGCACGATCTTCGTCTCGGCGGCCAACCGGGACAAGCGCACCATGGTCTTCCCGATCAAGCACCTGGCCGACATGGGTTTCCGGATCATGGCGACCGGGGGCACGGCGTCAGTGCTGCGGCGCCACGGCGTGGACGTGGTCGAGGTCCGCAAGGCGAGCGAGGGCACCGGCCCGAACGGCGAGCCGACGGTCACCGACCTGATCAACAGCGGTGAGGTCGACCTGATCTTCAACACCCCGCACGGCTCGACCCAGGCCGGCGGACAGCCGCGCAAGGACGGCTGGGAGATCCGCACCGCCGCCGTGCTGCACAACGTGCCGTCGGTGACGACGGCGCAGGGCCTGTCCGCCGCGGTGCTGGGCATCGAGGCGCTCCGCAACGGGGGGATCGGGGTCCGCTCGCTGCAGGAGTGGGAACGGATCACTGCCGGCATCGTCGCGGCGCACACCAGCGTCACCGTGCGTAGCGGGCACTGACATGCGCCCGCACCTGCCCGCAGCCCTGGTCGACGCCGCGTACGACGGCGTCGGCCGCCCGGCCCTGTTCCGCATCGGCGGAGGAGACCCCGAGGTCGCCCACGAGACGACGCTGGACTGGCTGACCTGGTGGGGGCGCACGCCGGCGCGCCGGGCGATCCTCGAACTGGCGTTCGGCAGCCGGGGACGACCCGTGGACGTGGCGGGGATCCGCTTCGAGGGGCCGGTCGGCCTGGCCGCCGGGATGGACAAGGACGCCCGCGCCCTGATGGCCTGGTCGCGGCTGGGGTTCTCCCACGTCGAGTTCGGCACGGTCACGGGCCGTCCCCAGCCCGGCAATCCGAAGCCGCGGATGTTCCGGCTGCGGGACAGCCGCGGTGTGATCAACCGGATGGGGTTCAACAACGCCGGCGCCGAGGCGATCGCGGCCCGGCTCGAGCTGGCCGGGGTCCGGCGCGGCAACCTCGCCGCGGGCATGCCGGTCGGTGTGTCGATCGGCAAGACGAAGGTGGTCGCACTCGAGGACGCCGTCGAGGACTACCTGTCCTCCGTACGCCACCTCGTCCACCTGGTCGACTACCTCGCCATCAACGTGTCCAGCCCGAACACGCCGGGTCTGCGTTCCCTTCAGGGTGCCGACGAACTGTCCGCCCTGGTCCATGCCCTCGTGGACGAGGCCGCGGTCCAGGCCGAGGAATCGTCCCAGTCGGTGCTCGGCCCGGTCCCGATCTTCGTCAAGATCGCCCCCGATCTGGAGTGGTCCGCCATCGACGAGGCGCTCGCGGTCTGCGAGGCCGCCGGTGCGTCCGGGGTGATCGCCACGAACACCACGCTGGGGCGCAACGGTCTGGCGCCCGCGGACGTCGCGCGGGGGCCGAAGCGGGTGGCCTGTCCGGCGCCCCGCTGACCGCCCGGGCCCTCGAGGTGGTGTCGTACGTCACGCAGCACACCTCACTGCCGGTGATCGGGGTCGGCGGCATCATGACGGCGGATGATGCGCGGGCGATGCTGCAGGCGGGCGCGGCCCTGGTGCAGGTCTACACCGGCTTCATCTACTCCGGACCGGGACTGGTCCGCGACATCAACAGGCTCGGCGACCCCCGGGCCTGATACAGGAGGCACCATGCCCGACTCCAGCTACGCCGCCCGACTCGGAGCGGTGACCGCCGCCCGTGGCCGGCTCTGCGTCGGTATCGACCCGCACCCCTCGATGCTCGATGCCTGGGGCCTGCCGCACACCGCCGCCGGCCTCGAGTCCTGCGCCCGTGGGATGGTGGAAGCACTGGGCGAGACCGTCGCCACCTTCAAGCCCCAGTCCGCGCTCTTCGAGGAGTACGGCGCGGCCGGTATCGCCGTCCTGGAGAGCGTCCTCGACGACATCCGGGCCGCCGGCGCCCTGTCCATCCTCGACGTCAAGCGGGGAGACATCGGCTCGACGATGGCCGGCTATGCCCGCGCCTACCTGCGCGACGAGGCCCCGCTGGCCGCGGACGCGATCACGCTGAGCCCCTACCTGGGGTACGACTCCTTGCTGCCGGCCATCGACCTGGCCATCGCGTCCGGGCGTGGGGTCTACGTGCTGGCCCGCACCTCGAACCCGGAGGGTGACCACGTCCAGCTCGCTGTCGGGGACGACGGCCGGGTGGTGGCCCAGCAGATCGTCGACGCGGCCACGGAGACGAACCGCCGGGTCCTTGCCGAGCTGCCCCCGGAGGGTGCCACAGCTCCCGCCATCGGTCCGGTCGGCCTGGTCGTGGGCGCCACCCGGCTCGACACGGGGGTCGACCTCGATGCCTTCAACGGGTCGATCCTGGCGCCGGGCATCGGCGCCCAGGGCGGGAAAGTGACCGATCTACCCGCCATCTTCGGGGCTTCGCTCGGTCATGTGCTGCCGACGACGAGTCGTGGTGTGATGGCCGCGGGGCCGGGGGCGGAGGCTTTGCGTCAGGCCGCCCGCACGCAGGTCATGTCCATGGTCTAACCTGCAACGCGTAGAGCGGGAGACGTCATGCGAAAGGGGCCACGGTGCCGATCCCACCCTTGAGCGAGGAGCAGTTGCAGGACGCCCGCGCGGCCGCTGCACGTGCCCGCCGGGAACGCGCGACCATCAAGGCCAAGGTCAGGGCGGGTGAGCTCACCGTCGGGGACGTGCTCGATCTGGCCGCCGGAGACGATATCATCGCCCACATCCGCGTGGTCGACCTGCTGAAGTCCGTCTCGCGGGTCGGTCCCAAGCGCGCCGAGGTGTTGATGGAACGGTTCGACATCGCTTCCGGAAGGAGGCTGCGCGGCCTGGGCCGGCATCAGATCGCCGCACTGAAGAAGGAGTTCTCGTGACGGGTGGCCCCGGTCGAGTCGTCGTGTTGTCAGGTCCCACCGCGGTGGGCAAGGGCACCGTGATGACCCGGTTGCGGCAACGCCACCCCGAGGCGTACGTCTCCGTCTCCGCCACCACCCGACCTGCCCGTCCGGGCGAGATCGACGGTGTGCACTACCGCTTCCTCTCCGACGCGCAGTTCGACGCGCTGATCGCCGAGGGGGCCTGCTGGAGTGGGCCGAGGTGCACGGCGCCGCCCGCTACGGCACGCCCCGGGGTCCGGTCGACGAGGCGGTCAGCGCGGGTCGTACGGTCATCCTCGAGATCGACCTGCAGGGCGCGCGCCAGGTGAAGGGGAACTGTCCCGAGGCCTATTTCGTCTTCCTGGCCCCGCCGAGCACCGAGGAACTGGTCCGTCGACTCCAGGGTCGCGGGACGGAGACGGCGGAGCAGCAGGCTCGCCGCCTGGAGACCGCCAACACCGAGATGGCGGCACGTGACGAATTCGACGTGGTCCTCGTGAATGAGGATGTCGAGCGAACCGTCGACAAGCTGGTAGAGTTGTGTGGTCTGTGACACCGTCGGTGCCACGCTCCTAGGTTGCAGAAGGCTGATCTTGACTACTGAATCCACGCCCCCGGGAATCACGAACCCTCCGATCGACGACCTGCTGACGCATGTCGACTCGAAGTACCGACTGGTGCTGTTCGCCGCGAAGCGTGCCCGCCAGATCAACGCCTACTACGCCCAGCTCGGCGGTGGGCTGCTCGAGAACGTCGGTCCGCTCGTCGAGACCGAGATCCAGGAGAAGCCCCTCTCGATCGCCCTGCGCGAGGTCAACGAGGGCCTTCTCGAGTTCACCGAGATCGACCCCGAGGCCGAGGCCGCTGCCCAGCAGGCCGCCTTCGGTGAGGACTTCCTCGAGGGTGACTTCGGGTCGTACGACTTCGGCGACGGCCTCGACGCCGGCGACGGCTTCGATCTGCCCGGCAGCGAGCCGGTGAGCGACGAGTCCACGGACAAGCAGGACTGACCGCCAGCCATGGCTCGGGTCATCCTCGGCGTCGCCGGTGGCATCGCCGCCTACAAGGCTTGTGAGGTCATCCGGCGGCTGAGGGACTCGGGCCATGACGTATGCGTCGTACCGACCGCGAACGCCCTGAACTTCGTCGGGGCGACCACGTGGGAGGCGCTGTCGGGCCACCCCGTCAACACCGACGTGTGGACCGGCGCGGCCGACGTCCCGCATGTGCGGTTGGGGCAGGAGGCCGACCTCGTGCTGGTGGCGCCCGCGACAGCCGATCTGCTCGCCCGGGCGGCCGCGGGGCGCGCCGACGACCTGCTGACCAACGTGTTGCTCACCGCCCATTGTCCGGTGGTGATGTTCCCGGCGATGCACACCGAGATGTGGCTGCACGCCGCCACCCGGGCCAACGTGGCCACCCTCCGGGAACGCGGGGTCGTCATCGCCGATCCCGACTCCGGTCGACTCACCGGGGCCGACTCGGGACCCGGCCGACTGCCCGACCCGGTCGACATCCGGGCGGTGGCGGAGGCCCTCCTCGAACGCCCCGAGCTCGCCGGCCCGGTCGCCGCCCGTGACATGGCCGGGCTGCGCGTCGTCGTTTCGGCCGGCGGCACCCAGGAGGCCCTCGACCCGGTCCGGTTCCTCGGCAATCACTCCTCGGGACTGATGGGCATCGGCATCGCCCGCGCCGCCCTGCTGCGCGGGGCGGAGGTGACTCTGGTCGCCGCACGGATGGACCATGAACCGCCCGCCGGGGTAGAGGTGCGTCGCGTCGTCTCGACCGGTGATCTCGCCCGCGCCATGCAGGAACTGTCGCCCTCGGCCGACGTGGTGGTGATGGCGGCCGCACCGGCGGACTTCACGGCGGCGGATCCCGCGGACCGAAAGATCAAGAAGCAGGGCACCTCGGGTCTGACGCTGGAGTTGGTCCAGACCACCGATGTGCTGGCCTCGTTGGCCGCGGACCGGCCCTCGGGCCAGACGCTGGTCGGGTTCGCTGCGGAGACCGCCGACAGCCGCGCCCACCTGGTCGAGCTCGGCACCACCAAGCTGGCCCACAAGGGCGCCGACCTGCTGGTCTGCAATGACGTGACCGGTGGCAAGGTCTTCGGTCATGCCGACACAGCCGCGGTCATCATCGACCGCAGCGGCATCGTGGCGGAATGTGCCGGCAGCAAGGATGTCGTGGCGCACTCGATCTGCGACGCCGTCCTGGCCGAACGCGCCGGTCGATAGGGGCCGACCCCTCAGCGACCGCCGGCCCGGATGCGTACGTACGTCTGGATTGTCAGAGCCGCCCCGTAGCCTGAAGGCATGATCGCGAGCGACGAGCGTCCCTGGGACGACGGGGGAGATGCCTTGGGCTGGGTGTCGCCGGACGGGCCTCTGCCCGCCGGCCCGGTCGCGACCTGCGACCACCTCCGGACGCTGCGGTCACTGCGAGCCGGCGTGGAGGCCCGCGAGCTGGTGCTGGTTGCCCACCTGTGCGACGAGGCACCGCCGCCCCCGCAGCAGCACGGACTCGTGCCCGGGCGCACCGCGATGGTCCCCGGAGGTGCCGACGGCACGCCCAGGATCCCGGAGTTCCTTCATCTGGAGCTCGGCCCCCTGCTGGGCACCACCCCGTTCTCCGCCCGCCGTCTGATCGCCGATGTGCTCGATCTGCGCCATCGCCTGCCGCGGCTGTGGCAGGCGGTGCTGGACCTGGCGGTCCCGGTGTCCCTCGCCCGTCGGGTCGCCGCTCTGTGCGCCACCAGCGGCCTGTCGAGGGACCAGGCGCGAGGAGTGGACGAGGCTCTGGACGGCCGGCTGGCCGGGCTCGGCTTCGGTCGGGCGATGGCCCTGGCGGAGGCCGAGGTGATCCGCGCCGACCCCGAGAGGGCCCGTCAGCAGGAGGAGCGTGCCCGCACCGAGCGGACCTTCCGGCTCGGGCGCCCGGATGATTCGGGCACCAGGAGTGTGTACGCCCGGGTCAACGCCGCGGATGCGGTCCATCTCAAGGCGATGGTCGGACGGCTGGCGGACGTGTTCGCCGGCGCCGGCGACGAGCGGTCAACGGGTGAACGGGAAGCCCGGGCCCTGGGCCTGCTGGCCACCCCGGCCAGGGCGGTCGCTGTTCTGGCCGGCGCCCGCACCCCACAGCCGGCGCTGGACGGCGAGCAGGATCCCGACCTGGGACAGCGCGCTGCCTGGAACGACCCGCAGGCGCTCGCCGCGGTGGCGGACGCGTTGGCCGGCATCGACCCCGATCGTCTCGCCCCACCAGTGCGGCTCTACGTGCACACCGACGCCGACCACCTCGGCCCCGATGACGTGGCTCGGGTGGAGGGCGGCCGGGCCGTTCTGGTGGGCGAGTTGCGCGAGTTGCTGGCCGACAGCCGTGTGCGCCTCACCCAGGTGATCGACCACCGCGAGTCGGTGGCGACCGACGCGTACGAGGTGCCGGCGGCGATGCGGGAGAGGATGTGCACCGCCCAGCCGTTCGAGGTCTTCCCCTGGTCGACGCGGCGCTCACGGGGCCTGGACATGGACCACACCCGTCCGTTCCACCCCGGCATCGCCCGTCAGACCCGCCCTGGCAATCTGGGGCCGTTGAGCCGTACCGTCCACCGGGCCCGCACCCACGGCGGCTTCTCCTTGCGCCAGCCGTTGCCGGGCCTGTGGATCTGGCGGACGCCGTTGGGTGGGGTCCATTCGGTGTCGAATCGCGGGGCGCGCAGTTGGAACCGCCAGCACAGCACCCTCGACATCATCCTGCTGCACCAGCTGTCGTCGGGACCCGGCCGGTCAGAGGACCCGTAGCAGCGCCAGGAACATGGCATCGGTCCCGTGCCGGTGCGGCCACAGCTGGGCGAAGCGGTGTCCTCCCCAGGGATCGGTGCGGGCACAGTCGGGGACCTCGGGCAGGTACGAGGGTGCGTCCAGCAATTCCACGGCGGGGGTGCCGTGCGGGTGTCCGGACAGGGCGTTCCACTCCTCGACCGCGGCCTGGACGATGTCCTCGGTCTCGGCCTCGTGGGGGGAGCAGGTGACGTACGCAACGACCCCGCCGGGCAGCGTCGAGCGGAGGGCCGTCATGAGCAGTCGGGTCTGCAGCGGAGCCAACTCGTCGACGTCCTCCGCTTGGTGGCGCCAGCGGGACTCGGGCCGCCGACGCAGCGCGCCCAGACCCGTGCAGGGGGCGTCCAGCATGACCCGGGCAAAAGTCTTGGGCGGCCACGCCGGCTGCGTGCCGTCGGCGCAGATGACCCCGACCGGCGGCGTGAACGCCCGAAGACCGCGCGCCACGAGGTCGGCCCGGTGCTCCTGCAGCTCCGCAGCCAGCAGATCCTCACCGCGTGCACGGGCCAGGCCGGTGAGCAGGGCCGCCTTGCCGCCGGGTCCGGCGCACATGTCCAACCACCGACCGGCCGGCGCGTCGACCCTCGACAGGGCGAGTGCCACCAGCTGCGACCCCTCGTCCTGGACCCCCGCCCGCCCCTCACGGACCACGGCGAGGTCCGCGGGATTGCCGTCGAGGACGGCGCCGTACGGCGACCAGCGGGTCGGCGCGGCGCCGGCTTCGACCAGTTCGTCGCGCTCCGCGAGGCCGGGACGGACCACCAGGGTCGGCCGGGGAGCGACGTTGTCGGCTTCGAGGGCTTCCGCTGCCTCCTCCCCGAGCAGGTCGGCGTACGTCTGGGTGATCCACCTGGGGTGATGGGTGCGGACCGACAAGCGGGCGACGCCCGTGAGGTCGGCGGACAGCACGTCGAG is a window encoding:
- a CDS encoding quinone-dependent dihydroorotate dehydrogenase, which codes for MRPHLPAALVDAAYDGVGRPALFRIGGGDPEVAHETTLDWLTWWGRTPARRAILELAFGSRGRPVDVAGIRFEGPVGLAAGMDKDARALMAWSRLGFSHVEFGTVTGRPQPGNPKPRMFRLRDSRGVINRMGFNNAGAEAIAARLELAGVRRGNLAAGMPVGVSIGKTKVVALEDAVEDYLSSVRHLVHLVDYLAINVSSPNTPGLRSLQGADELSALVHALVDEAAVQAEESSQSVLGPVPIFVKIAPDLEWSAIDEALAVCEAAGASGVIATNTTLGRNGLAPADVARGPKRVACPAPR
- a CDS encoding nitronate monooxygenase, whose product is MSYVTQHTSLPVIGVGGIMTADDARAMLQAGAALVQVYTGFIYSGPGLVRDINRLGDPRA
- the pyrF gene encoding orotidine-5'-phosphate decarboxylase; its protein translation is MPDSSYAARLGAVTAARGRLCVGIDPHPSMLDAWGLPHTAAGLESCARGMVEALGETVATFKPQSALFEEYGAAGIAVLESVLDDIRAAGALSILDVKRGDIGSTMAGYARAYLRDEAPLAADAITLSPYLGYDSLLPAIDLAIASGRGVYVLARTSNPEGDHVQLAVGDDGRVVAQQIVDAATETNRRVLAELPPEGATAPAIGPVGLVVGATRLDTGVDLDAFNGSILAPGIGAQGGKVTDLPAIFGASLGHVLPTTSRGVMAAGPGAEALRQAARTQVMSMV
- the mihF gene encoding integration host factor, actinobacterial type — encoded protein: MPIPPLSEEQLQDARAAAARARRERATIKAKVRAGELTVGDVLDLAAGDDIIAHIRVVDLLKSVSRVGPKRAEVLMERFDIASGRRLRGLGRHQIAALKKEFS
- the rpoZ gene encoding DNA-directed RNA polymerase subunit omega, whose amino-acid sequence is MLTTESTPPGITNPPIDDLLTHVDSKYRLVLFAAKRARQINAYYAQLGGGLLENVGPLVETEIQEKPLSIALREVNEGLLEFTEIDPEAEAAAQQAAFGEDFLEGDFGSYDFGDGLDAGDGFDLPGSEPVSDESTDKQD
- the coaBC gene encoding bifunctional phosphopantothenoylcysteine decarboxylase/phosphopantothenate--cysteine ligase CoaBC, yielding MARVILGVAGGIAAYKACEVIRRLRDSGHDVCVVPTANALNFVGATTWEALSGHPVNTDVWTGAADVPHVRLGQEADLVLVAPATADLLARAAAGRADDLLTNVLLTAHCPVVMFPAMHTEMWLHAATRANVATLRERGVVIADPDSGRLTGADSGPGRLPDPVDIRAVAEALLERPELAGPVAARDMAGLRVVVSAGGTQEALDPVRFLGNHSSGLMGIGIARAALLRGAEVTLVAARMDHEPPAGVEVRRVVSTGDLARAMQELSPSADVVVMAAAPADFTAADPADRKIKKQGTSGLTLELVQTTDVLASLAADRPSGQTLVGFAAETADSRAHLVELGTTKLAHKGADLLVCNDVTGGKVFGHADTAAVIIDRSGIVAECAGSKDVVAHSICDAVLAERAGR
- a CDS encoding RsmB/NOP family class I SAM-dependent RNA methyltransferase — encoded protein: MSRRPPRSRPRRPVDPARRAAFDALRSVHAAGAYANLALSDILDRRRLDDRDAALATELVAGTGRLEGTYDAILVAAAGRPLSSLQPAVVDVLRLGTHQVLSMRIPTRAAVDSAVDLAGAAIGERVTGLVNAILRKVAARDLDEWLDVLSADLTGVARLSVRTHHPRWITQTYADLLGEEAAEALEADNVAPRPTLVVRPGLAERDELVEAGAAPTRWSPYGAVLDGNPADLAVVREGRAGVQDEGSQLVALALSRVDAPAGRWLDMCAGPGGKAALLTGLARARGEDLLAAELQEHRADLVARGLRAFTPPVGVICADGTQPAWPPKTFARVMLDAPCTGLGALRRRPESRWRHQAEDVDELAPLQTRLLMTALRSTLPGGVVAYVTCSPHEAETEDIVQAAVEEWNALSGHPHGTPAVELLDAPSYLPEVPDCARTDPWGGHRFAQLWPHRHGTDAMFLALLRVL